Proteins from one Camelina sativa cultivar DH55 chromosome 8, Cs, whole genome shotgun sequence genomic window:
- the LOC104707340 gene encoding subtilisin-like protease SBT3.9 isoform X2 → MGQLNIIITMVLTVVLNLQISFVLAHETKVYVVYLGKKTHDHPESVTESHHQLLRPLLGSKKEVHDSVVYSYRHGFSGFAAKLTESQAQQISQLPEVVHVIPNTLYELTTTRTWDYLGLSPGTSKSLLHKANMGSQVIVGVIDTGVWPESEMFNDKGYGPIPSRWKGGCVSGELFNASIHCNKKLIGAKYFVDGLVAEIGVLNTTENPEYLSPRDFNGHGTHVASTVGGSFLPNVSYLGLGRGTARGGAPGVYLAIYKACWSQIGCSAKGIHVVASAGNNGPAAQTIANVSPWILTVAATTLDRSFPTAITLGNNITTLGQAIFAGPELGFVDLTDPERPLSGDCAELRANPNKTMQGKVVLCFTADLNPTSMAVVNAVTAVSNAGGLGVIIARNPTYSLIPTPNFPCVMVDFELGTDILFYIRSTRSPIVKIHASRTLVSHHVATKVATFSSRGPNSISPAILKPDIAAPGVNIVAANRTGVVMRSGTSMATPVVTGVVVLLKSLYPHWSPAAVRSAIVTTAWKTDPSGEPIFADGSSRKLADPFDYGGGLVNPEKAARPGLIYDMTIADYVSYLCSTYYNNVSISQVLEKKTVCPNPKPSVLDLNLPSITIPNLKDEVTLTRTVTNVGPLNSIYKVMIDPPIGVSMTVTPDTLEFSSTTKIVSFKVRVSTRHKVNTGYYFGSLTWTDSVHNVVIPVSVRTQIFQRYYDEN, encoded by the exons ATGGGCCAGCTAAATATTATCATCACGATGGTTCTAACTGTAGTTCTGAATCTGCAAATCAGTTTTGTCCTTGCTCATGAGACCAAG GTTTATGTGGTTTATCTGGGAAAGAAGACACATGATCATCCGGAGTCTGTCACTGAATCCCACCATCAGTTGTTGAGGCCACTTCTTGGAAG CAAAAAAGAAGTCCATGATTCAGTAGTGTATAGTTATCGACATGGCTTCTCAGGTTTTGCTGCCAAGCTTACAGAGTCCCAAGCCCAGCAAATTTCAC AACTGCCTGAAGTAGTACATGTCATACCAAATACACTATACGAACTGACAACAACCAGAACTTGGGATTACTTGGGCTTGTCTCCGGGCACTTCAAAGAGTCTTCTACATAAGGCCAACATGGGAAGCCAAGTAATCGTTGGAGTCATTGACACAG GAGTGTGGCCAGAGTCTGAAATGTTTAATGACAAAGGCTATGGACCCATTCCTAGCCGTTGGAAAGGTGGTTGTGTATCTGGAGAACTCTTCAACGCCTCGATTCATTGCAATAAAAAGCTGATAGGAGCAAAATACTTTGTTGATGGCCTTGTTGCCGAAATTGGAGTCTTGAACACAACAGAGAACCCAGAGTACCTTTCCCCGAGAGACTTTAACGGTCATGGCACGCATGTTGCCTCAACCGTTGGTGGTTCTTTTCTTCCTAATGTAAGCTACTTAGGCCTCGGAAGAGGAACTGCAAGAGGTGGTGCTCCGGGTGTTTATTTAGCTATTTATAAGGCGTGCTGGTCTCAAATAGGATGTTCAG CAAAGGGCATTCATGTCGTAGCTTCAGCTGGTAATAATGGCCCTGCGGCTCAGACCATTGCCAATGTATCTCCTTGGATCTTGACGGTGGCTGCAACTACTCTAGACCGTTCCTTTCCCACAGCCATCACACTTGGAAACAATATAACAACACTG GGTCAAGCAATCTTTGCTGGTCCAGAACTCGGTTTTGTTGATCTTACTGACCCAGAGAGACCACTTTCCGG TGACTGCGCCGAGCTCCGGGCTAATCCCAATAAAACAATGCAAGGAAAAGTTGTGTTATGTTTCACAGCAGATTTAAATCCCACCTCTATGGCTGTAGTAAATGCTGTAACCGCAGTAAGTAATGCAGGTGGTCTCGGGGTAATTATTGCAAGAAATCCAACCTACTCGCTTATTCCAACTCCTAACTTTCCATGTGTTATGGTAGACTTTGAGCTCGGAACTGACATTCTTTTCTACATACGCTCCACTAG ATCTCCCATTGTAAAGATACATGCTTCAAGAACACTTGTTTCACACCACGTGGCGACAAAGGTAGCAACTTTCTCATCAAGAGGACCCAATTCAATATCTCCAGCCATTCTTAAG CCAGATATAGCAGCACCTGGCGTGAACATAGTAGCAGCAAACAGAACTGGAGTTGTTATGAGGTCAGGAACATCAATGGCTACTCCTGTTGTTACAGGTGTTGTAGTGCTACTCAAATCATTATACCCTCATTGGTCTCCTGCTGCTGTCAGATCAGCTATTGTCACCACAG CATGGAAAACTGATCCATCCGGGGAGCCCATTTTCGCAGACGGGTCAAGCCGCAAGCTAGCAGACCCGTTTGATTACGGAGGAGGCCTTGTGAATCCAGAAAAAGCTGCAAGACCAGGTCTCATATACGACATGACCATTGCTGACTATGTCTCGTACTTATGCTCTACTTATTACAATAACGTCTCCATTTCCCAAGTCCTCGAAAAGAAAACAGTATGTCCTAACCCAAAGCCTTCTGTTCTTGATCTAAACTTGCCATCCATCACAATACCGAACCTCAAAGACGAGGTCACTCTCACTAGAACCGTCACTAATGTTGGACCACTCAACTCGATATACAAAGTTATGATCGATCCTCCAATCGGCGTTAGTATGACCGTGACACCTGATACGCTAGAGTTTAGCTCTACGACCAAAATAGTTTCTTTTAAAGTGAGAGTTTCGACTAGGCACAAAGTAAATACTGGCTATTACTTTGGAAGCTTGACATGGACTGACAGTGTGCACAATGTGGTCATCCCGGTATCTGTGAGAACCCAGATCTTCCAGCGATACTACGATGAGAACTGA
- the LOC104707340 gene encoding subtilisin-like protease SBT3.9 isoform X1, with the protein MGQLNIIITMVLTVVLNLQISFVLAHETKVYVVYLGKKTHDHPESVTESHHQLLRPLLGSKKEVHDSVVYSYRHGFSGFAAKLTESQAQQISQLPEVVHVIPNTLYELTTTRTWDYLGLSPGTSKSLLHKANMGSQVIVGVIDTGVWPESEMFNDKGYGPIPSRWKGGCVSGELFNASIHCNKKLIGAKYFVDGLVAEIGVLNTTENPEYLSPRDFNGHGTHVASTVGGSFLPNVSYLGLGRGTARGGAPGVYLAIYKACWSQIGCSGADLLKAIDQAIHDGVDVLSLSLGSPNIPLNLETDVNLFAMGLFHAVAKGIHVVASAGNNGPAAQTIANVSPWILTVAATTLDRSFPTAITLGNNITTLGQAIFAGPELGFVDLTDPERPLSGDCAELRANPNKTMQGKVVLCFTADLNPTSMAVVNAVTAVSNAGGLGVIIARNPTYSLIPTPNFPCVMVDFELGTDILFYIRSTRSPIVKIHASRTLVSHHVATKVATFSSRGPNSISPAILKPDIAAPGVNIVAANRTGVVMRSGTSMATPVVTGVVVLLKSLYPHWSPAAVRSAIVTTAWKTDPSGEPIFADGSSRKLADPFDYGGGLVNPEKAARPGLIYDMTIADYVSYLCSTYYNNVSISQVLEKKTVCPNPKPSVLDLNLPSITIPNLKDEVTLTRTVTNVGPLNSIYKVMIDPPIGVSMTVTPDTLEFSSTTKIVSFKVRVSTRHKVNTGYYFGSLTWTDSVHNVVIPVSVRTQIFQRYYDEN; encoded by the exons ATGGGCCAGCTAAATATTATCATCACGATGGTTCTAACTGTAGTTCTGAATCTGCAAATCAGTTTTGTCCTTGCTCATGAGACCAAG GTTTATGTGGTTTATCTGGGAAAGAAGACACATGATCATCCGGAGTCTGTCACTGAATCCCACCATCAGTTGTTGAGGCCACTTCTTGGAAG CAAAAAAGAAGTCCATGATTCAGTAGTGTATAGTTATCGACATGGCTTCTCAGGTTTTGCTGCCAAGCTTACAGAGTCCCAAGCCCAGCAAATTTCAC AACTGCCTGAAGTAGTACATGTCATACCAAATACACTATACGAACTGACAACAACCAGAACTTGGGATTACTTGGGCTTGTCTCCGGGCACTTCAAAGAGTCTTCTACATAAGGCCAACATGGGAAGCCAAGTAATCGTTGGAGTCATTGACACAG GAGTGTGGCCAGAGTCTGAAATGTTTAATGACAAAGGCTATGGACCCATTCCTAGCCGTTGGAAAGGTGGTTGTGTATCTGGAGAACTCTTCAACGCCTCGATTCATTGCAATAAAAAGCTGATAGGAGCAAAATACTTTGTTGATGGCCTTGTTGCCGAAATTGGAGTCTTGAACACAACAGAGAACCCAGAGTACCTTTCCCCGAGAGACTTTAACGGTCATGGCACGCATGTTGCCTCAACCGTTGGTGGTTCTTTTCTTCCTAATGTAAGCTACTTAGGCCTCGGAAGAGGAACTGCAAGAGGTGGTGCTCCGGGTGTTTATTTAGCTATTTATAAGGCGTGCTGGTCTCAAATAGGATGTTCAGGTGCTGATCTCTTAAAAGCAATCGACCAAGCTATTCATGATGGTGTTGATGTTTTGTCACTCTCTTTGGGATCCCCGAATATTCCTTTAAATCTAGAAACTGATGTGAACCTTTTTGCTATGGGATTATTCCACGCGGTAGCAAAGGGCATTCATGTCGTAGCTTCAGCTGGTAATAATGGCCCTGCGGCTCAGACCATTGCCAATGTATCTCCTTGGATCTTGACGGTGGCTGCAACTACTCTAGACCGTTCCTTTCCCACAGCCATCACACTTGGAAACAATATAACAACACTG GGTCAAGCAATCTTTGCTGGTCCAGAACTCGGTTTTGTTGATCTTACTGACCCAGAGAGACCACTTTCCGG TGACTGCGCCGAGCTCCGGGCTAATCCCAATAAAACAATGCAAGGAAAAGTTGTGTTATGTTTCACAGCAGATTTAAATCCCACCTCTATGGCTGTAGTAAATGCTGTAACCGCAGTAAGTAATGCAGGTGGTCTCGGGGTAATTATTGCAAGAAATCCAACCTACTCGCTTATTCCAACTCCTAACTTTCCATGTGTTATGGTAGACTTTGAGCTCGGAACTGACATTCTTTTCTACATACGCTCCACTAG ATCTCCCATTGTAAAGATACATGCTTCAAGAACACTTGTTTCACACCACGTGGCGACAAAGGTAGCAACTTTCTCATCAAGAGGACCCAATTCAATATCTCCAGCCATTCTTAAG CCAGATATAGCAGCACCTGGCGTGAACATAGTAGCAGCAAACAGAACTGGAGTTGTTATGAGGTCAGGAACATCAATGGCTACTCCTGTTGTTACAGGTGTTGTAGTGCTACTCAAATCATTATACCCTCATTGGTCTCCTGCTGCTGTCAGATCAGCTATTGTCACCACAG CATGGAAAACTGATCCATCCGGGGAGCCCATTTTCGCAGACGGGTCAAGCCGCAAGCTAGCAGACCCGTTTGATTACGGAGGAGGCCTTGTGAATCCAGAAAAAGCTGCAAGACCAGGTCTCATATACGACATGACCATTGCTGACTATGTCTCGTACTTATGCTCTACTTATTACAATAACGTCTCCATTTCCCAAGTCCTCGAAAAGAAAACAGTATGTCCTAACCCAAAGCCTTCTGTTCTTGATCTAAACTTGCCATCCATCACAATACCGAACCTCAAAGACGAGGTCACTCTCACTAGAACCGTCACTAATGTTGGACCACTCAACTCGATATACAAAGTTATGATCGATCCTCCAATCGGCGTTAGTATGACCGTGACACCTGATACGCTAGAGTTTAGCTCTACGACCAAAATAGTTTCTTTTAAAGTGAGAGTTTCGACTAGGCACAAAGTAAATACTGGCTATTACTTTGGAAGCTTGACATGGACTGACAGTGTGCACAATGTGGTCATCCCGGTATCTGTGAGAACCCAGATCTTCCAGCGATACTACGATGAGAACTGA